CTGTCCCAGGGATGCGATTAATCAATTCCCTGAAAAGCAACAGTCGGACACCCGGAGGCGTCCGGATGTTGAAGCCATTCACAAAGAGATGGCGAAAAGCGGCGTGACACTGTCTCTTCTCTACCACGAATACACAGCGGCTTGTCGAAACAGCCGTGAGATTCCTTGTAGCTACCGCCAGTTCTGCCGGTTCTATCGTCAATTCGCGATGACGACGAAAGCGACCATGCGCATCAAACGGAAACCCGGCGAGATTTTGGAAGTCGACTGGGCTGGTCAGACGGCTGAACTGCAGGACCCGGTTACAGGAGAAATAGCTCCTGCCTATGTATTTGTCACAGCGCTTCCGTGCAGTCAGTATGCCTACGTTGAAGCGTTTCAATCGATGGATGCCGAAAGCTGGATTGCGGGTCACCAGAATGCGTTCCGGTTCTTTGGCGGCGTAACGCGAACCATTGTGCCTGATAACTTGAAAACGGGTGTGGAGAAGTCGTCCCGCTCTGAACCGGTCATCAACCGGACCTATCAGGAGATGGCTGAACATTACCAGACGGTCGTCATACCGGCTAGAGTGGGCCGGCCGAAAGACAAGCCGAGCGTGGAAGGTGCCGTCGGCATCATCTCCACTTGGATCATCGCGTCTCTCCGGAATGAAACGTTCTTCTCATTGCGGGAGCTGAATGCGGCAATACAGGAAAAACTGAAGGAATTCAATGAACGGCCCTTCCAGAAGCGAAAGGGAAACCGGCTTACCGCTTTTCTGGAAGAGGAAAAATTCGCTCTCCTGCCATTACCGACTCTCCCTTATGAGTTGGCAACGTGGCAGAAGATGACCGTCCAATATGACTATCATATCCACGTGGAGAAGATGTACTATTCCGTTCCCTATGAATACATCAAGCATGTAGTAGATGTACGAATTACACGAACAATGATCGAAGTCTTCTTCAACAACTTCCGGATCGCTTCACATAAACGCTATTACGGCAACGAAGGTCATCCAACCACGGTTTCGGAACACATGCCGGCCCAGCACCAGCAGTATGTCGATTTCAACCGTGACTATTTCTTGGAGTGGGCGAAGA
Above is a genomic segment from Planococcus lenghuensis containing:
- the istA gene encoding IS21 family transposase, translated to MNKLNCFCPRDAINQFPEKQQSDTRRRPDVEAIHKEMAKSGVTLSLLYHEYTAACRNSREIPCSYRQFCRFYRQFAMTTKATMRIKRKPGEILEVDWAGQTAELQDPVTGEIAPAYVFVTALPCSQYAYVEAFQSMDAESWIAGHQNAFRFFGGVTRTIVPDNLKTGVEKSSRSEPVINRTYQEMAEHYQTVVIPARVGRPKDKPSVEGAVGIISTWIIASLRNETFFSLRELNAAIQEKLKEFNERPFQKRKGNRLTAFLEEEKFALLPLPTLPYELATWQKMTVQYDYHIHVEKMYYSVPYEYIKHVVDVRITRTMIEVFFNNFRIASHKRYYGNEGHPTTVSEHMPAQHQQYVDFNRDYFLEWAKTAGPYTETTMKAILAAYRVEKQALKSCLALTKLADQYSIERVETACGRALDYSPRPNLTSIKTILKTGQDRLQSSESDSTEKNQATSSHGYTRGAAYFGRKEK